One genomic region from Peptostreptococcaceae bacterium encodes:
- the surE gene encoding 5'/3'-nucleotidase SurE, translated as MKFLITNDDGIHAESIIKLARFLSGKGHCVTVVAPKNEMSAVSHAITMHDPIRIKKIFLKEAFPCYSINGTPVDCIKMALEIIMETKPDWIISGMNRGLNLGTDIFYSGTLSAAMEGWFNGIPAIAISAPESFNKDFDPLYEFFNKAILMPLIRTQRKGLFNVNFPDSEVFKGVKVTELGRLKYVNIYKKRTDPRGNTYYWLAGDIEDSEINNHSTDVRAIENGFVSLTPINIDMTDYESIAELNILLS; from the coding sequence ATGAAATTTCTTATTACAAACGACGACGGAATCCATGCGGAATCAATAATTAAATTAGCAAGATTTTTATCAGGCAAAGGGCACTGCGTAACAGTTGTCGCACCTAAAAACGAAATGAGCGCTGTCAGTCACGCTATAACGATGCATGATCCTATAAGAATAAAGAAAATTTTTTTAAAAGAAGCATTCCCATGTTATTCGATAAATGGAACACCGGTCGATTGCATAAAAATGGCATTGGAAATTATTATGGAAACAAAGCCGGATTGGATAATTTCGGGGATGAATAGAGGTTTAAACCTTGGCACGGATATCTTTTATTCGGGAACCCTGTCCGCCGCAATGGAGGGGTGGTTTAACGGGATTCCGGCAATAGCGATTTCCGCGCCTGAAAGTTTTAACAAAGATTTTGATCCATTGTATGAGTTTTTCAATAAAGCCATATTGATGCCGCTGATAAGAACCCAAAGGAAAGGCCTTTTTAATGTAAATTTCCCGGATTCGGAAGTTTTTAAGGGAGTAAAAGTAACAGAACTGGGGAGACTAAAATATGTGAACATCTATAAGAAACGTACCGATCCCAGAGGCAATACATACTATTGGCTTGCAGGAGACATTGAAGATAGCGAAATCAACAATCATTCAACGGATGTAAGAGCAATTGAAAATGGATTCGTCTCATTGACGCCCATAAATATTGACATGACAGACTATGAAAGTATTGCAGAATTGAATATATTGCTTAGTTAA